In Salvia miltiorrhiza cultivar Shanhuang (shh) chromosome 4, IMPLAD_Smil_shh, whole genome shotgun sequence, the DNA window CAATTTTTTGTGAgataaaagaattttttttttaaaaggatCATTTGTAATGGAACATTTCAAAATAGCAAATAGGCTATGTTAAATGAGACGGattaagtattttttaaaaatgcacAAAGATATAAACCAGACGTGTTACTTCTATTAATCCAACTTCGACTCTTTAACTTTTACAGATGCGAGTGTTCGTGTTCAtcataaaattacatataaGAAATTCTCATCAATTTCATAAAGTTCAAATATAAAATGTTAACCACtagttttcaaattaaaaatatatctaAAATATTCACCTATCCAATTATATGTGGTCATTTGTCATGAGCCCATTGTTGAATAAGTTTGCATAACAACCGTTAGACAATATGCTATTAAATAATGCTCTCTCTTCCGTTAAAATTTATCtcaatttatcatttttgtacgtccattaaaaattatttttgaatattttaaaaataatttcactaattattatctTTAATCTGTGAATCTTTTTATCCTTATTAAATACatgattaattttttctaaaaCTTGTATTGAAACTCTTCTAAGATATGTTTTCATGGTCGGAGGAACTAGGGAATatatttttaccttttttttttaccttcaaaccagggacggagccagggggctaGGGgtggctagagccccctcccaaattttgagttttttttttttttaatatatatagatatatgtttatacctattataaaataattttgttatataaaagagtatttggttattaaattctcacatatatacttaatttaaggataattttgttatttaaaactatactaatctatgaaatattgtttgttattattactattatacttgtcttttaataaaaaatgcctaatatgtatgaaatgctaaaaaaaattataatgtattgaaactaatttgtaatatatagaaaatatataatctatgaacatgttgtttgttattattattaatatgcttgccttttaataaaaaatgtcttaaatatacggaatgtccaaaaaaagttttgtgatatattgaaactatataatctatgaaaatattgttcgttattattagtattatgctcgtattttaataaaaaaaataccttaaatatacagaatgcccaaaaaaaatttcttgggggctaccgcccccgaacccccgtacaaGTTCAAccccccgaacttaattcctggctccgtccctgcttCAAACGTTTCTCTTATATGCTTGATATCACTGACGGATAATTTGGATAAACTTAGTTTAAGATATAGTCACCAAATCAAAATATAAGCTTTTTAGTTATCATCTAAAATAATTcccgtttttttttaattagactCAGTAAAATTCCCTTACTGCTGGATTTACCTTTCTCCCTACGACCTTCAAAAATGTATCCTACCTTTTAATTTAGTACTTTGTTCATTTCTCCTGAAGCACAATTTCCAAAAATATTAACACTGAAAAGCATAAATCTCCCAGTGCGAGGGGGCGTTTACTCTTCAAATGAAGTAGGAGATGATCCCTCTGTAAATACTGCATATTTGATTCCATGAAGAAAATCTACGACATTTTGTTTCCACTGTCAATTCTATTTCAGCCGCGCCTTCGCCTCATCCAACAGCCGTGCCGCATCTCCGTCGTTGGGATTCTCTCTTACCAACACTTGGCAATCTTGCAAACACGCTCCCCAATTTCCCATCTACCATGCAAACACATATGTTGTCATCGATCACAACAATTCAATGTTtagtatcaaattaattaataatatatagccACCTTAGCATAAGAGTCAGCTCTTCGTAGTCTTGCTTTGCTATAATTTGGTCGAATGGTGAGTGCAGCATTGCAATCCTCCACTGCTTTCTGGTAGTGATTGAGTTTGGCGTGACAAGCAGCTCTGTTGCAGAGAAGCAACGCATTGTTGGGGGCATGCTCGAGCCCTTCTCCATAAGCGGCACGCGCCTCCTCGTACCGCCCTGCCTTAAAATGTTTGTTGCCATTTGATCTGGCGGCGCCCAATGCCTGCGCCCTCCTCATCACGCTGCTTGCTTCTTTGTTGTTGGAGTCGAGCCTGCACGCGCGCTCTGCTGCAGCGCAACCATCATCGAACCTGCAAGCCATGGTTTTTtcatactaataattaaactacATGTTTTGATACTATTTGAGAAATCTGAACCTCCCATCTGCCACAGCAACTTGAGCTCGCATAACTAAGAGGCTTGCGCTTGCAATAGGGCCGAAGAACTTTATGCATTCGTCGGTGTCATAATTCGGGCCGTCGGCCATAGCTTGGATCGCTTCTTGATGCCTGTTGAGCTTTAACAACGCCTCAGCTTTCAAAGCAAAAATCTtgatccacaaagaacaagatAAGGGGTTGATTTACACTAGGAAATAAACATGAGTTTGTGCATGAATGAGTGTTACCAAGGGTGCAGAATCAACACCGGCGCTTGTAACCAAGGCGATTTCCTTGAGCAACGCAGCCCAGTCGCGTTGCCTCTTTGCCTCGGTGCACTTGTTCAAGTGGTTTTGAACCTTTGCAGCCATGTTCATGGCATCAGGATCGGCGTCGGGCCCGGCCTGTTCGAAATGATACAACCCTTTTTCTGGCTCTCCTAATCtgtcaaaagaaaaaaaaaggttagCTTAGGAATGTGGAAAAAACAATTGAAGAATCATTTGATTACCTAACATAAAGGGTTGCTAATCTGTTGTGAGCTCGTTGGTAAAAGGGATCAATCCGAATAGCTTCCCTGCACTCGAATGCAGCTTCTAGAAGCTTTCCCATGGCGGTGAGCGCCGCGCTTTTGTTGCTCCGGTAAGAGGCTTTATTGGGATCAACGGAGATGGCTGCTTCATAGAGAGACAAAGCCTCTGCAAACCTCCCATTCTTGTAATCCTCATTGCCTAAAATCTTGAGATGCTCCGGGTCCATCCGTGTCGACAGGGCCCGACAAAACACATCGGGCTTTTCGGGCCCTTCGCTTCTCTTGGCCACGTTTCCATTGATTGGAAATGGCTGCTCATTTCTCGCATGACCATCACCGGGCTGCCTCAAATTCCCCAAGTTGCTATGCAGCATCACGTTACTCGACGACGCCCTCACTAGATTTCCAGCCCCTTTTGATCTCTGATGATCCCTGATCATGGTGTCCAGCTCCCCGGAAAGGCCCATCCCGGGCAGCGGCACCTTTTGGGCCTGGCCTTGGCCCTCTGCATTTTTGGGATTGGCACTCGGGCCCGGATGCTGCTGGCGAAGGGGCTGAGGTTTGTGGTTCGGGCCGGGCCGGGATATGACTCTGTCTCCTTGTTTATCATCATTTTGAAGGTTAGATGAATCGGCAGAATCATGGTCAGCATTAGCCTTTTGGATTTTGGATGTTTGAACAGGTGTTGGAGAAGGTGATTTTCTTGGCCTTAGAGTTTTGCCACCAAATACTGCGCCAAGTAAGCCACATCCTGATCTTCTCTCAGAAGAACAATCCcccatgagagagagagagagaggagattaAGAATATGGGGATTATGTTGTTGGATGGTGAATTTGCAATTCATCAATCTTCTCTCTCTTGTTTCCTTCttgatttctttttccttttctattttccaatttcattttttttcctttttttcttacATAATAAGAATTTCTTGATTTCTTACATTGCATCCGAGGAATTCGGAGCAACTAAGAATAAAATCTAGTTTCCTTTGTGTGGAGGGAAGTAGGGCCCGGATCCTACAAGAAATGAGGCCCTCAAGATTTTAAGCAAATAAAAAAGTAACATAAAACACATGGCTTCCTTATTTAGTGGGGTTAGGATACTAATGTCACAGCCAAGAAACAACACCATTTAAAAGCGAAATACAGCAAAATATGGTGGCATGAAGAATAGATAGACAATGTGCTGCCTAAGCCCTATCCTCAACTGGCCTACCAAAGAGATGCTTGGTCTTCATCATGTTGATGGCATTTTCCGGATTCAGGCTTTTGGGGCATGTTGCTGTGCAGTTCTTTATAGTCCTGCACCGATACAATCGCACTTGGTTCTCCGTTATTGCTTGCAGCCGCTCCTCGCCAAAGTCATCCCGACTGCCAAGTATAGAGGAGGAGATCATGCACAATAACACTTTCAACCACGATTGACTACAACATGCCATATCTCATTTCACAACTTAATTTCGACATTAGCGTTTACCAAATTATTATATATCTTACGTTTTTATTTGAAGATGTAATAAACAAAGTTAGAGGTGGGTTACCTGTCGCTTATCCAACGATACGCGTGAAGTAGTGCTGCAGGTCCTGGGAACTCTTCAGGGTTCCACCAATAGGATGGGCACGAGGTACTGCAGCAAGCACATAGTATGCACTCGTAGAGTCCGTCTAGTCTCCGTCTCTCTGCTGTCGTTTGTCTATATTCTTTCCCGTCCGGTGGGGGCTTCTTCGTCTTCAGCCATGGCTCGATCAACCTGCATTGTTATGAACATTGTTATGAACAGGTTATTTGGAAGAGGTATATGTTATGCCTCTATGAATTGGAATGAAGGGCTATATCAGAGCAAACTTTGGCAACATTGAATCAAAAGTGACATCAATAGCTCAAGcaagataattttattttatttttatcagtgGAGTAATTTTAATTACTCATGGCAGATAGAAATTGAAGAGATGGAAGAATGGGATTCGATTGCACAAGTGTTACAAAAAGGCGTCTTACTTGTATTGCTGGTAGAAATTGGTGAGATCAACGACTAAATCCTTGATCACATACATATGGGGTAGAGGAGTTATTACAGTAGTCGTGCTAGTGTCTGGATCAATTGGCTTAAGGCACGCCACCGTATTTGTCCCATCAATGTTCATTGCGCACGAACCACATATGCCTTCTCTACAAGATCTCCGATAGGTCAAACTTGAGTCATCTTCGGATTTTATCTTCTGTAGTGCATCAAGAACCTACAATTAACATGGAATATATCAATCATATGTCTAGGCCATCCTATCTGTTCAATGTTTAAAGAATCCAATCCGAGGTAAGAGCTTTAATTATCAATTCATCCTAAAAATGCTCTTGACATCATTTCAGATAACAAAATCAAAATCCACATGAAACCAGAAATCAAGACCAATGAGAAAAATCAACCAAAGCAGAAGCTGTCAACATCATCTAATTGTCTACGGCAGGCATGATTAGTGTTGGCCAATCCATTTGCTAATTTTATGTTAGGATTCACCTCTATAATATAAGGCACCTAATCTAGGAGCGCGCAACATACGCGCTCAGCAAATGAATTGATGTGCCACTATCATCAAACATAAATTGATAACATCAACTTGAGCTGAAGCTGAATgagaatacatatatatactaagATACAGATGTGATTCACATGCAAAAATCAATAAGAACTTAGAGAAGATGGTTGCAGGAGTGGCTTAGCAACTTTGTAAATCACAATATAAGACCTTAATCaatggaaaaaatcaaaattaaaatgaatattTACTCATAGCCTTTCAAATTGTAAAATCATTAATCATATTTTGCAATCAACTTTAGCTAATAGATTATTTTAAACGTATAGAATTGCGAAACCATTTAATCAATCCTAGTTAAATGGTTCGGTAAATAATCTTGTACAGTTTGTAGACTATGATCCAGATTTTGGACTCTTCTAAAGAAAATAACATTATTATTAGAGTATTATACAGCTTTTATTAGATTGTAGTCTAAGAAccttaattttgattttatagtTATGAACTCagattatcaattttaattccaagaaGATGCGCTGccgtcaaaaaaataaaatccaagAATATGTAGTCTTAAACAAGCATATATCTataaatattcatataattatataataatttatgtaatttattaaacAGGTTGCCCGTCTAGCTCAGTTGGTAGAGCGCAAGGCTCTTAACCTTGTGGTCGTGGGTTCGAGCCCCACGGTGGGCGTTGTTTTGTTgcaattaacttttttttcaaACTGAAGTAATTGGTCCTccaaaatacaaatattttgtaaacaaTTCTCTATTTCTATTATACTTGAATGGATCTAATTTCGCATTAAACTAGATTCTAAACATTTCTAACCATATTTTACAAACATATATAAAGACATTTGTAAGATCATATATagaattatataatagatacacACCTCttgtaatttttcaaaaaaaagttaaaactCTAATTTATTACTCCAGCTTTTATAGTTAAAATACTAGATTTGagtaaaaaatattcaaacttCCCTTCaagaattttcaaataaatgaaAGGCAATTAATCATTGTGAATTAGGATAATGATTCATATGACTTCACTTACAAGTAATCCTATACTCAAATAAATTCAGCAATTCGCGTTAACTTTATATTTTCTACTTGGAAGTAGGGAGAGTAATAAAAGACGAATTCAtgaaaatggaaataaattaaaattaccatAGGTCCAGAGCGTGACAAATCGAGAAAGAATGATTGAAGGAAAGGTTTTTGGTGAGGATGATTTGGGCTCCACCGGTATATCTTGAATTCCTTTATCCGATTTTTCACATTCCTTTGGATATTATGTTGTGCTTCAACAACTTGTTCCGCATGTTGCTGCGCAGCGGGGTGAACTGGAAAACCTTTGGTGGCAAAATTAGCCACCTGTTTGGATCCTCCCTTTACACACCATCTCCACATCTCTCTCTCGCACTTCACAGTCTGCTGGGTTTAGCTTGCTTAGTGGCACACCTGTTTGCATGACTGCAACGTGTTCccgataaataaatatttcaaataCTATAACTTACAAATTTCAGATGGATTGAGCCGGGTCTGGTGGGGCCATGGCT includes these proteins:
- the LOC131021816 gene encoding inactive TPR repeat-containing thioredoxin TTL3-like; its protein translation is MGDCSSERRSGCGLLGAVFGGKTLRPRKSPSPTPVQTSKIQKANADHDSADSSNLQNDDKQGDRVISRPGPNHKPQPLRQQHPGPSANPKNAEGQGQAQKVPLPGMGLSGELDTMIRDHQRSKGAGNLVRASSSNVMLHSNLGNLRQPGDGHARNEQPFPINGNVAKRSEGPEKPDVFCRALSTRMDPEHLKILGNEDYKNGRFAEALSLYEAAISVDPNKASYRSNKSAALTAMGKLLEAAFECREAIRIDPFYQRAHNRLATLYVRLGEPEKGLYHFEQAGPDADPDAMNMAAKVQNHLNKCTEAKRQRDWAALLKEIALVTSAGVDSAPLIFALKAEALLKLNRHQEAIQAMADGPNYDTDECIKFFGPIASASLLVMRAQVAVADGRFDDGCAAAERACRLDSNNKEASSVMRRAQALGAARSNGNKHFKAGRYEEARAAYGEGLEHAPNNALLLCNRAACHAKLNHYQKAVEDCNAALTIRPNYSKARLRRADSYAKMGNWGACLQDCQVLVRENPNDGDAARLLDEAKARLK
- the LOC131023468 gene encoding succinate dehydrogenase [ubiquinone] iron-sulfur subunit 3, mitochondrial, which translates into the protein MWRWCVKGGSKQVANFATKGFPVHPAAQQHAEQVVEAQHNIQRNVKNRIKEFKIYRWSPNHPHQKPFLQSFFLDLSRSGPMVLDALQKIKSEDDSSLTYRRSCREGICGSCAMNIDGTNTVACLKPIDPDTSTTTVITPLPHMYVIKDLVVDLTNFYQQYKLIEPWLKTKKPPPDGKEYRQTTAERRRLDGLYECILCACCSTSCPSYWWNPEEFPGPAALLHAYRWISDSRDDFGEERLQAITENQVRLYRCRTIKNCTATCPKSLNPENAINMMKTKHLFGRPVEDRA